cattataattattttaaaaataattaattaataaacttaaaacatcAGCGACCAACCAAAAAACATTAGTTATTCAAAgatgaaagtttaaaaatacaGAAATATAGAGACCAAACgaaaactaaacataaaataatggtaaaaatgCAACATTTTGAAGGTACGAAGTAAGAAtcatgaataaaaatttaaccttttgaaacgtagaaaaaaaaaaaacaaaaactatactCATAAGAGTAGTACTATCAAATGGCATAAGAGTAGTACTATcaaatggtaaaaaaagatgatatttttttaagttaattatgCTCGATATAACAAATACTCTCAAACTTtctctttgtttaaaaaatactcaaaaaatatttttttactcccaaacattcataaacattttaaaactattcatattagaatataaattctttaaaatttgaaagaattaaagaCCAAAACTACCACTAAACCAAATAAGGTGACTCAAATTTTCGTTTTATCTCTCTTACTTGAATTACACCCTTTTCAATATATCTCAATTTctattcaaattctaaacaaTTTCTACCATATGGGTATTTTTAGAATACTTGTGAAAGTTTAAGGgtaataatgtaatttttgaaagtataaaagtatttggaagaaaatacCTTTTTAGTccctaaattctaaaaatgtatctttttagtctcatatttataaaaatagactcatttgattttttaattaaaaaaatatatctttttagtatgtgagtttttaaaaataggtttaaaaattctcataaataactctatacttttattttaaataattatatgataatttaaattatataatttttaaaaccatatcctctaacaaactattttttaatttcaaatgttaTCTAGGATCtacttttaaaagaagaaaaaaacatgggTGCATCCCATCCCATCCCGAATGCATCTATCTAGGCACATCTATATTCATCCAAACTTACCGACTTAAAAcgtaaaattttcaattatttttaaacaaatgacaaatttgaagattttttttttctttttttgataatttaacgAAAAGTAGGGTAAAGAAACACCGAgatagataataaaattaaaccaaaccGAACCGAATCGGAaagtaagagagagagagaaagaagaaaaagaaggaggaaaaaggaagaaaaattcaaagtttccATTAAAAGCAAAGCATTGAGGAGTTATAATGGggatgaaaagaaatgatacTTTTAGGTCAAATAAACGGCCTGTGCGCAATCCTGGCCAGTTTTTCTTCAACGTTGTATGTAATTTGAAGCTtaagaaatattcaaattaatgcCTATGCTTACTCCCATTCTATCTTAAGCAATCTCCTTTCCCAAACACCCCCGCCCcctcaataatttattttatatatatatatatatataacatatccttttatttattcaaaacccattttcattaaaaaagaatgttgaattaatttaaagtaaatcaaacataaaactCCACCATTTAAACCTTTCAAATTTACACCTAAAGATGCACTTATTAGGTCACTTAACTTCAATTTTGTGTATGTTATTAGAGTTGAAAAATGTGTTATAGCTAACCCTTTCgtaaccatttcatttttgttttagacaaaatttaaagaacaaatttatgatttttcgtttttgtaATATGTCATTCTTTGTCATATTTcacatctttttttattaaaatatgctggagaatttaatttggacgtataattgaattttgtgtaGTGTaagattgtaattttttattttacgtctaatgattagttttttttttcttttaaatgtcaaattttataagatttatgagaaaattcatattaaacactaccataaaattaaaatttaagacaTTATTCTCTAtctaaatcaatatttttataccctttcatttgtaattatttaatatgcCACTCTCTATTTTTCCAACaaataatctaaatttgaAGTATATTCTAACTACggattaacatttttttagtcaaacaaataaaattctttttagaaaattgtgGAGCAAAATCGATGTTGTCTCCCAAAATTTGGTACATCATTTTTGTGTCATGTTAGCTTTGAAGTTTCAACAACCATACAGCGAATATTAAAATTGCACATTAGCTCGTAGTGATGAAAGCAGGAAATGCAACTCAATGACATAATATTGCATAGTTGACATGTTATCTATGTAAAACTATATAAATGATAGCGACAATTATACACatctttcataaataaatatttgaggaCAACATCCCTGGAGATATGctcaattattatattaaagtAGTTTGCCTAACTTAAAGCTTTTGGTTTGACTTTAAGTATAGGGTATTTGGTAGACACTATTAATTataagtattattttttaatattcatttttttttttagacttTGGCTATATTACTGTCCAATAAGAATTGATagattaaaatcaattttagagTTAAGAGCAACTTAGTTGGGTGATAAttcatccatttttaaaagttggagGTACTCAATTACttccataacaaaatttatgatttctttttcgttttgaaaactatgggggtaagaaattggaaaaaaaagaaaagaaaagaaaagctgGAATAGAGTCTCCttcaactaaaattaatttggcCAATTCATATCAATTGCAAGgtgattttaaaagaaaaataaaaaccacatACCATACCAACCAAGAAGTTTATGTTTAATCAAGATTGTGACTTTGGTCCAAGATCACAAAGGCCCACAAGGGCATATGGGCTAATAAACATACTATAACTAAAGTTGATATATGGGCTAATGATATTGAATCTGTTCGTCCCTCAATTTCAAAGCCATGCATAGCTTATGGAAGGGATGCAAGTTCTTCTCCCCTCGATCTTCCTCTACCTCTCAAAATCTTCAattcctttccttctcttcatttcttcaaatcaaatcGCTCTCTCCCTCCGCTGCATCTGACCCTCTCCGCTGCTCTTCCTCCTTCTTAATCTCTCAGGTAATTAAATACGCCACCACCCACAAAGCCACCCAACAAATTCGCTCTTTCATTATCACTTCCGGGTTACTTCTCAATGCCACCGCCAATTTCATTCTTCTATGCAACACACTACTCCATTGTTACCCACTCTACCAGCCCCTTCGCCAATTTCCTCGTATTCCTCCCTCCTATGACACTTTCGCCTATTCCTTCCTTCTCCATTCTTGCGCCGATTTGGAGCTCATCGGACCTGGGTTTCAACTCCACGCTCTCACTTTCAAGCTAGGTTTTCCTTCCCATGTTTATGTTCAAACTGCAGTTCTACGTATGTATGCCGCTTCTGGGTTTTTGCTTGATGCTATGAAGGTGTTCGACGAAATGCCTGACCGAAGCTCTGTTACTTGGAATGTGTTGATTACTGGTTTGGTTAAATTTGGTGAGCTTAAACGGGCTCGGGATGTCTTTGATCAGATGCCGATGCGGACTGTTGTGTCTTGGACTGCTATCATTGATGGGTATACTCGTTTAAATAGGCATGAAGAAGCTGCGGGTTTGTTTTGGAGAATGGTGGCCCATTTTGGTATGGAGCCTAATGAAGTAACGCTTTTAACTATCTTCCCTGCCATTTCGAATCTTGGGGCTCTTAAACTTTGTCAATCTGTTCATGCTTACGCAGAGAAGAAAGGGTTTAAGGTATCTGATGTACGCATTGCTAATTCATTGATTGATTGTTATGCGAAATGTGGTTGTATTAATAGTGCATCAAAGGTGTTTGAAGAAATGTCAgctgaaataaaaaatttggtttcTTGGACGTCGATAATCTCTGGATTCACAATGCACGGGATGGGAAAAGAAGCTATGGagagttttgaaattatgGAGAAAGAAGGGCACGAGCCGAACCGGGTCACGTTCTTGAGCATTGTAAGTGCTTGCAGCCATGGAGGACTGGTTGAGGAAGGTTTAGAGTTTTTCGAAAAGATGGTTGCTGAGTATCAGATTAAGCCAGATATCATGCACTATGGGAGTTTAATTGACATGTTGGGAAGAGCTGGGAGGATAGAAGAAGCTGAAAAAATAGCTTTGGAGATACCTAAGGAGATTGCCAGTGTTGTTATTTGGAGAACGCTTTTAGGTGCTTGTAGTTTTCATGGTAATGTATCAATGGCCGAGAGAGTAACACAGAGGATATTGAACATGGAGGGAGCATATGGAGGTGATTATGTGCTCATGTCTAACATTTTTGCTGCAGCTGGAAAATATGGAGATGCTGAGAGATGGAGAAGATTGATGGATTCTAGCAAATTCTCCAAAATTCCAGGACAGAGCCTGGTCTAAAGTTGATACATTTGTTGGGAGAAGAAGATTAAGCTATAAACTTCACTAATTCTAGTGGAGTTCACCTTGCTATGTTATTTCAGTTTTGAGTAAGAACTGAAGCATATAGATTTTCTTCTAGTGGTCAATTTGGGTTTGGCAAGGAGTTTTGATATGAATGAGGCTGTATTGTGATACAGGAAGCCGGATTATCGAGGAATCTATGAATCAGTATGAAAATGGATCTGCTACAAGCACGGAACGGACCTCTTGGACttgaaaaattattggttatacAATTAGCCTATTACATGAATTATGGATGAAGGTTTAATTTACTATACAAGCCGATATATTGTAAGCTCCTTTCCTATACTATTCACTGGTTGGTTTCTGTTTTCATGTTGTGTGTGCTAAGAGCTATTCTAATTATTAACGATGCTGTCAATTTTTAGTTGGTAAACTGCTCAAGCTGACTCACTCTGTGTCAATCGATACTGTGCAGCTCCACGAACACACCTGCAAAAAGGAGGAGAGTGAGAAGACTTAAAAATTAAGCAACATTGCAAGGCTCGCCGAACACTTGGTTCGAAATAGAGTAGAAGCACATAGAGGCTGGCTAAGGAAGGAATGAAGGtaaaaccttttcttttgacTTATAGACGTTACCACGTGAATGGTTCACTTTTGGCTCTCTCGGAGATCAAAAAGAGATTACCGtgagaatgacaaaattttgaataacaaacagaaaaatagcaaatctagaaaatattaagatttttgGCAAAACTGCCCTATTCTTTCTGGCCATCTTCTCAAGGTGCTCCTCACAAGATCTTGCTCCCGCATCACAAATACAATCTATTTTGACAGTATATTACTTGTACACATAGtcagaaaagaaattttagtttaaatctCATGCTTAccatatatttgtttgtatCTTGGGCACTGGGAGAACTAGGTTCCTACCTCTTGATGCTTTTAATAATGATGTTTAGTTTGTTATCTAGttcttcaaactttttatGCATTTTAACATCTACAGACTTAAAGCATCCAATAATATCCTTCATACTATTTTCCTCCAGTCTCTTGGCTTTGTTGAATCTTCTCCACAGTCTTTGATGGACTCTTTGTTAGTCCATCAAATTGACTTGTAGAGGGCATGCTTCTATTTAACAACACATGAGCTACTGACCGTTGACACTTTCTAAACTCTTCTTTGAGAAGTATGGCTTGCTCACTTCGTCCGGTGTATCTAGCATGAGGGACAATTCAAGCTgcttcaaagaagaaaaaaagtatttgataACTATAAAATCTGTTATAAGTATTAAAATTGGTATAAAAAGATTTGCATACGGTTGGCGAATCGAAAACTTTATGTTTTAGAACCCTTTATTTAGGTTGCATGTCTACTGTCCAATTAATGATTCAAGAACTTcagttgatatttttgttgcaAAGAAGTTCGATGGCGTACTTAATGTTGGGATTACCTCGTAAGCCCAAGCAAGGATGGGAAAAATGAAATCTCTCGTTGATATCCATGTCTGCCCCTTGCTAGAGACACCTCTATTCATGAAGTCTACCGAGAGGTCAAAAGCAACCCTCCCCTAAGGATACTCATAAAACATTTTGTCGTCTACCATCAGAATATGAACCAACTCAATCCTAAAGGATTCTTGCCGTGGGATCAGGAAACTCTCAAGGAAGTATAATTTGTCATTCTTATCGGATCATCATTTGTTCTAGCAGTGCTTACATTGAACATAATGTTCAAATACTGCCTTGTTACAAATTTTAAggtatcaaaataatttttttcagcCACCCCTCACCTTTTATATCCTCTATTTTAATATCCGGTATTTAGGGGCAGTTTGGACTCCTAATTATCTAATTAATGCAAATTCTCTAAACCCAAATTTGAGTACCCTCTCTTCtattagaaaatgtagttGGGTGGTCGACTTCGGTTTGCACATTCTTCGTTGAATGAGATGCAACAACAGTGTGATTGgtttgttattgagaaatcaAGAAAGTGACCAAATATTCCTTCACTAAATCTATTTGTCAACCTTTCCGTGAGGTTCTCTTTATCTTCTCCATTATGGTGCTCTTTGTTCGgagatttatttttagagGTTCATTCCTCCGTTCATATGACATCAAGTACAGCGAGTCTTAATATTGATGAGTAATAATCTATAAGTTAACCACAATCATATTAATGAAAT
This is a stretch of genomic DNA from Cucumis sativus cultivar 9930 chromosome 4, Cucumber_9930_V3, whole genome shotgun sequence. It encodes these proteins:
- the LOC101206231 gene encoding pentatricopeptide repeat-containing protein At1g09220, mitochondrial, yielding MHSLWKGCKFFSPRSSSTSQNLQFLSFSSFLQIKSLSPSAASDPLRCSSSFLISQVIKYATTHKATQQIRSFIITSGLLLNATANFILLCNTLLHCYPLYQPLRQFPRIPPSYDTFAYSFLLHSCADLELIGPGFQLHALTFKLGFPSHVYVQTAVLRMYAASGFLLDAMKVFDEMPDRSSVTWNVLITGLVKFGELKRARDVFDQMPMRTVVSWTAIIDGYTRLNRHEEAAGLFWRMVAHFGMEPNEVTLLTIFPAISNLGALKLCQSVHAYAEKKGFKVSDVRIANSLIDCYAKCGCINSASKVFEEMSAEIKNLVSWTSIISGFTMHGMGKEAMESFEIMEKEGHEPNRVTFLSIVSACSHGGLVEEGLEFFEKMVAEYQIKPDIMHYGSLIDMLGRAGRIEEAEKIALEIPKEIASVVIWRTLLGACSFHGNVSMAERVTQRILNMEGAYGGDYVLMSNIFAAAGKYGDAERWRRLMDSSKFSKIPGQSLV